One Psychrobacillus glaciei genomic region harbors:
- a CDS encoding superoxide dismutase — protein sequence MAYELPELPYAYDALEPHIDKETMNIHHSKHHNTYVTNLNNAVSGKADLENKSVEELIANLDAVPEDIKTVVRNNGGGHANHSLFWQILSPNGGGNPTGELAEAIDAKFGSFDAFKEEFAKAATTRFGSGWAWLSVVNGELDLSSTANQDSPIMEGKTPLLGLDVWEHAYYLNYQNRRPDYISSFWNVVNWDEVSKRYAASK from the coding sequence ATGGCATATGAACTACCAGAATTACCTTATGCATATGACGCACTTGAACCACATATCGACAAAGAAACGATGAATATTCATCATTCGAAACATCACAATACTTACGTTACTAATTTAAACAATGCGGTTTCTGGAAAAGCAGACTTAGAAAACAAATCTGTAGAAGAATTAATCGCTAACTTAGATGCAGTACCAGAAGATATTAAAACAGTTGTACGCAACAATGGCGGCGGACACGCTAACCATTCATTATTTTGGCAAATCCTTTCACCAAACGGTGGCGGAAATCCAACTGGTGAATTAGCGGAAGCAATTGATGCAAAATTTGGTAGCTTTGATGCTTTCAAAGAAGAATTCGCTAAAGCAGCAACAACTCGCTTTGGTTCAGGTTGGGCATGGTTATCAGTTGTTAATGGAGAGCTAGACCTTTCATCTACAGCTAACCAAGATTCACCAATCATGGAAGGTAAAACTCCATTATTAGGTTTAGACGTTTGGGAACATGCTTACTACTTAAATTACCAAAACCGTCGTCCTGACTATATTTCTTCTTTCTGGAATGTAGTAAATTGGGATGAAGTATCAAAAAGATACGCTGCTTCAAAATAA
- the pstA gene encoding phosphate ABC transporter permease PstA: MKYVNQESVVKRMNRRLITNRVFKTLFFFATLFALVILAILFYRITTQGIGYLTPEFFKNFGSRFPAKAGIKAALVGSIWLMGVVAPVSLILGVGTAIYLEEYAKKNKLNDFIRMNISNLSGVPSVVFGLLGLTIFVRTLSLGNSILAAGFTMSLLILPVIIVGAQEAIRSVPKDVREASYGMGATKWQTITRVVLPSAIPGILTGAILALSRAVGETAPLVVIGIPVIIQFLPENLLSQFTALPMQIYDWSKRPQAEFQHVAAAGILVLMMFLLIMNSIAVLIRNKFQKRY; the protein is encoded by the coding sequence ATGAAATATGTAAATCAAGAATCAGTAGTAAAAAGAATGAATAGGCGACTTATTACAAATCGTGTATTTAAAACACTATTTTTCTTCGCAACTTTATTTGCATTAGTCATACTTGCCATTCTATTTTACAGAATAACTACTCAAGGAATTGGCTATTTAACACCAGAATTTTTCAAGAATTTTGGTTCTCGTTTTCCTGCAAAGGCTGGTATTAAGGCTGCTTTAGTTGGTTCCATATGGTTAATGGGTGTTGTGGCACCTGTTTCGTTAATATTAGGTGTAGGTACTGCAATTTATTTAGAGGAATATGCAAAGAAAAACAAACTCAATGACTTTATTCGGATGAATATTTCAAACCTTTCTGGTGTACCTTCTGTCGTATTTGGATTACTCGGTTTGACTATTTTCGTTCGTACTTTATCCCTTGGAAATAGTATTTTAGCTGCAGGATTTACAATGAGTTTATTGATACTACCTGTAATAATCGTTGGTGCTCAAGAAGCAATTCGCTCAGTACCTAAAGATGTTCGGGAAGCTTCATATGGAATGGGTGCAACAAAATGGCAAACGATCACGAGAGTTGTCTTGCCTTCTGCTATTCCCGGAATTTTAACTGGTGCAATTTTGGCCCTGTCACGTGCAGTTGGGGAAACGGCTCCTCTAGTAGTAATCGGTATACCTGTAATTATTCAGTTTTTACCGGAGAATTTGCTGAGCCAATTCACTGCACTACCAATGCAAATTTATGATTGGTCTAAAAGACCACAAGCAGAATTTCAACATGTCGCTGCTGCGGGGATTCTTGTATTAATGATGTTTTTATTAATCATGAACTCAATTGCCGTTCTTATTCGAAATAAATTTCAAAAAAGGTACTAA
- the pstB gene encoding phosphate ABC transporter ATP-binding protein PstB, translated as MIQVIENTSVVNEDLSNTVYSTQQLNLWYGNHHALKNIDLQIKENEVTAIIGPSGCGKSTYIKTLNRMVELVPTVKTSGKILYRERNIFDADYGVEELRTKVGMVFQKPNPFPKSIYDNIAYGPRIHGIKNKKILDEIVEKSLRGAAIWDEVKDRLTTNAYSLSGGQQQRICIARCLAIEPDVILMDEPTSALDPISTLKVEELIQELKTDYSIIIVTHNMQQAARISDKTAFFLNGEVVEFDQTDVIFSTPRDKRTEDYISGRFG; from the coding sequence ATGATACAAGTTATCGAAAATACATCCGTTGTAAATGAAGATTTATCGAATACTGTTTACAGTACACAACAATTAAATTTATGGTATGGGAACCACCACGCTTTAAAAAATATAGACCTTCAGATTAAAGAAAACGAAGTAACTGCCATTATTGGACCATCTGGTTGTGGTAAATCTACTTATATTAAAACATTAAATCGAATGGTGGAATTAGTACCAACTGTTAAAACATCGGGGAAAATTTTATATCGTGAACGTAATATCTTTGATGCGGACTACGGAGTAGAAGAATTACGTACGAAAGTAGGTATGGTTTTCCAAAAGCCAAATCCATTTCCAAAGTCAATCTACGATAATATTGCATATGGACCAAGAATTCACGGTATTAAAAACAAAAAGATACTTGATGAAATTGTAGAAAAAAGTTTACGAGGAGCAGCTATTTGGGATGAAGTAAAAGATCGTTTGACCACAAATGCATACAGCCTTTCGGGCGGTCAACAACAACGTATTTGTATCGCTCGGTGTCTAGCGATAGAACCTGATGTCATTTTAATGGATGAACCGACATCAGCGCTTGACCCAATATCTACTCTTAAAGTGGAAGAACTAATTCAAGAATTGAAAACGGATTACTCTATTATAATTGTTACGCATAATATGCAACAAGCTGCTCGTATTTCAGATAAAACAGCCTTTTTCTTAAACGGGGAAGTGGTGGAGTTTGATCAAACGGATGTTATTTTTTCTACACCAAGAGATAAACGAACAGAAGACTATATTTCAGGACGTTTCGGATGA
- a CDS encoding M28 family metallopeptidase, whose translation MLKKFVPLIAILIFLSSCSDNIAILNQENNDIKDFVEVFTSDEMEGRLTGTTGNNRAVQFIEEKFKEIGLVPFKENNYLQAYPHQYYDPEKIKFEINIKTEDGRIVELQRGIDFLERSGFTNYKESFPFTFDIHDPELENSFIVLENRENFEQVHDKVSGILLVEDSFKRMLNVNNMKKPFIQINKDTYEMLKKESKGQLEITSRAELEEIQAYNVVGKIPGNDSTNAVVLSAHFDHVGKVNDTVYRGAIDNASGVAILLDVAKKLSKYTEKNGKFQKDIVIVAFNGEESGLQGSKHYTDILKKEYKHLINVNLDAIYDAPIELLAGGEEAMQELLDDVTIHFKNNDLPVEVDTSQGLVSDYASFLSKNINAVSLGSQKIMDFIHSPSDTIDKINFPFLEQVSEVVAQFVINHDNRTYEYKEVVYSNEEFSEAELEEFKEMEKMYEKEKEKLKYNEYKVVISKNSENLDHYRLIDHQFYTFNNLKEFSFLYPDIKYKNTFKEYNLKEIMVFNSNDEEIDVFSLEADKIYEKEISKEDIQYISLKYYLQKQYPNNTLHISIKKDIGEKYDDGQIEKPIQVNGMTYQLNYHENLEYLGSFSYNQEVNGQTYTLDISKGTEVNVDFNGKKATGLQSDLTERDVMEIIREKDIKEAVDVLLKSL comes from the coding sequence ATGTTAAAAAAATTCGTACCATTAATCGCTATATTAATCTTTTTAAGTAGTTGTTCTGACAATATTGCAATATTGAATCAAGAAAATAATGATATAAAAGATTTTGTTGAAGTTTTTACATCGGATGAAATGGAAGGTAGATTGACAGGCACAACAGGTAACAATAGGGCTGTTCAATTTATAGAAGAAAAGTTTAAAGAAATTGGTTTAGTGCCGTTTAAAGAAAATAATTATTTGCAGGCTTATCCTCATCAATACTATGATCCAGAAAAAATAAAATTTGAGATTAACATAAAGACCGAGGATGGTAGAATAGTTGAACTTCAACGTGGTATAGATTTTCTAGAAAGGTCTGGTTTCACAAATTATAAGGAGAGTTTTCCATTTACGTTTGATATCCATGATCCAGAACTAGAGAATTCCTTTATTGTGTTGGAAAATCGAGAAAATTTTGAACAGGTACACGACAAAGTTTCAGGGATATTGCTTGTGGAAGACTCTTTTAAAAGAATGTTAAATGTAAACAATATGAAAAAACCATTTATTCAAATAAATAAAGACACATATGAAATGTTAAAGAAAGAATCTAAAGGGCAACTGGAAATAACAAGTCGTGCCGAGTTGGAGGAAATTCAAGCTTATAATGTTGTAGGCAAAATTCCTGGGAATGATTCAACGAATGCAGTTGTGCTCTCCGCTCATTTTGACCATGTAGGAAAAGTGAACGACACGGTTTATCGAGGTGCTATTGATAATGCATCAGGAGTGGCTATTTTACTGGATGTAGCGAAAAAGCTAAGTAAATACACTGAAAAGAATGGTAAATTTCAAAAGGATATTGTGATTGTAGCTTTCAATGGCGAAGAATCAGGTTTACAAGGTAGTAAGCACTATACGGATATATTGAAAAAGGAGTATAAACATCTTATTAATGTTAACCTAGATGCTATATATGACGCCCCCATTGAACTCCTTGCCGGTGGAGAGGAAGCGATGCAGGAATTGCTAGATGATGTAACTATTCACTTTAAGAATAATGACTTACCAGTGGAAGTTGATACTTCGCAGGGGCTTGTAAGCGATTACGCTTCGTTTTTATCTAAAAATATAAATGCAGTAAGTCTAGGAAGTCAGAAAATAATGGATTTCATACATAGTCCATCAGATACAATAGATAAGATTAACTTTCCGTTTTTAGAGCAGGTTAGTGAAGTGGTAGCCCAATTTGTGATTAACCATGACAACAGAACATATGAATACAAGGAAGTTGTCTATTCAAATGAGGAGTTTTCTGAGGCTGAATTAGAGGAATTTAAAGAGATGGAAAAAATGTATGAAAAAGAAAAAGAAAAGCTGAAATACAATGAATATAAAGTCGTTATCTCGAAAAATAGTGAAAATCTAGATCACTATAGATTGATAGATCATCAGTTTTACACATTCAATAATTTAAAAGAATTTTCTTTTTTATATCCGGATATTAAATATAAGAATACTTTTAAAGAATATAACTTAAAAGAAATCATGGTGTTTAATTCCAATGATGAAGAAATAGATGTATTTAGTTTAGAAGCAGATAAAATATATGAGAAAGAAATATCGAAGGAAGACATTCAATACATTTCATTAAAATATTACTTACAGAAACAATATCCTAATAATACTTTACACATTTCTATAAAGAAGGACATAGGAGAAAAATATGATGATGGGCAAATAGAAAAGCCAATCCAAGTTAATGGGATGACATATCAGCTTAATTATCATGAAAATCTAGAATATCTCGGTTCTTTTTCCTATAATCAAGAGGTCAATGGTCAAACATATACACTAGATATTAGTAAAGGTACTGAGGTGAATGTAGATTTTAATGGAAAGAAAGCTACCGGTTTGCAATCTGACCTTACTGAACGTGATGTTATGGAAATTATTCGTGAAAAAGATATTAAAGAAGCTGTAGATGTTCTATTGAAGTCTCTTTAA
- a CDS encoding peptidoglycan D,D-transpeptidase FtsI family protein yields the protein MRKTPNKRAQSVKAKQRANITFRMNILFFSIFLLFTLLILRLGYLQIVKGEDYKLKLERTEEVAVNTSVPRGRIFDSEGRILVDNEPQRAITYTKMQTTKSDEMYEIAKKLSKLIQKNPKAITKSDLQDFWLWKNKEKALELVSAEERKKIETDENLSTKEKNIEANRLTRSRIPEEELHSFTQEEMQVIAIYREMVAGYALSPQIIKGGEVANKEIKPGEISEEVTVEEFARVSERLSDLKGVNTTTDWRRVYTSPLAILGTASLPKEGIPKERLDYFLSRGYSRNDRVGKSYIEQQYEEVLQGKKSIVKNITDGKGRVIDTQTVDEGKPGKDLVLTMDSEVQIAQEEILEKELLRLKQIPGTKYLDRAFFIMMNPYTGEVLSLVGKQVVNDPVTGKPKVRDYAFGSFTTAYEVGSTVKPGTLLTGYREKAIEIGEKFVDEPIRIKGSAPKSSVFNRSGRILLSDSEAIERSSNVFMFKTAYSIAGRVYQPNQGINFGIDAFQKMRNGYAQLGLGVRTGIDLPGEVTGVEGGLEMGKLLDLAIGQYDTYTPLQLAQYAATLANGGSRIQPHVVKEIREPSTDGEQLGGVVKEFTPNVLNTIDNTTAEIEHIRSAMQLVYYGSKGSAHTAFGSSQFNGAGKTGTAQSFYRDVEKGRTFSTVNLTHIGFAPFDNPEIAYALVIPSASLESNYKSSFATPIARELVDEYFKIQQKNEALKENDSTATPTIKPAFTNDKIDEEETQTK from the coding sequence ATGCGAAAAACTCCCAATAAACGTGCACAAAGTGTAAAAGCTAAACAAAGAGCTAATATAACTTTTCGCATGAATATACTTTTCTTTTCTATTTTCCTTTTGTTTACATTATTAATCTTGCGATTAGGTTATTTACAAATTGTAAAAGGGGAAGACTATAAGTTAAAACTTGAACGTACGGAAGAAGTTGCAGTTAATACAAGTGTACCAAGAGGGCGTATTTTTGATAGTGAAGGACGAATTCTTGTAGATAATGAGCCACAGCGTGCCATTACTTATACAAAAATGCAAACGACGAAATCAGATGAAATGTACGAGATAGCTAAAAAGTTAAGTAAGCTCATTCAAAAGAATCCAAAAGCAATTACTAAAAGTGATTTACAAGACTTTTGGCTTTGGAAAAATAAAGAAAAAGCATTAGAGTTAGTATCTGCTGAGGAACGTAAAAAAATTGAAACAGATGAAAACTTATCAACAAAAGAAAAGAATATTGAAGCTAATCGTTTAACAAGAAGTAGAATACCAGAAGAGGAATTACATTCATTTACGCAAGAAGAGATGCAAGTCATTGCAATTTATCGTGAAATGGTTGCTGGCTACGCGCTGTCCCCACAAATTATTAAAGGGGGGGAAGTCGCTAATAAAGAAATAAAACCAGGAGAAATTTCGGAAGAAGTTACGGTAGAAGAATTTGCTCGAGTATCTGAGAGATTAAGTGATTTAAAGGGAGTTAATACAACTACCGATTGGAGAAGAGTATATACTTCTCCGCTAGCGATATTAGGTACGGCCTCGCTACCAAAAGAAGGGATACCAAAAGAAAGGCTCGATTATTTCTTATCAAGAGGCTATTCTAGGAATGACCGAGTCGGAAAAAGTTATATTGAACAACAATACGAAGAAGTACTTCAGGGCAAAAAAAGTATAGTGAAGAATATTACAGATGGAAAAGGAAGAGTAATAGATACTCAAACTGTTGATGAAGGTAAGCCGGGGAAAGATTTAGTTTTAACAATGGATAGTGAAGTACAGATTGCTCAAGAAGAAATCCTCGAAAAAGAACTTTTGAGATTGAAACAAATTCCTGGAACGAAGTATTTAGATAGAGCATTTTTTATTATGATGAATCCATATACTGGTGAGGTTCTTTCTTTAGTCGGGAAGCAAGTCGTAAATGATCCTGTAACAGGAAAGCCAAAAGTTAGGGATTATGCTTTTGGTTCATTTACTACTGCTTATGAAGTAGGATCAACGGTAAAACCTGGAACTTTGCTAACTGGCTACCGAGAAAAAGCAATTGAAATTGGAGAAAAATTTGTTGATGAACCTATTCGTATTAAAGGTTCCGCACCAAAGAGCTCGGTATTTAATAGATCAGGAAGAATTCTACTCAGTGATTCAGAAGCAATTGAACGTTCTTCCAATGTATTTATGTTTAAAACTGCATATAGCATTGCTGGTAGAGTTTATCAGCCAAACCAAGGGATTAATTTTGGAATAGATGCTTTTCAGAAAATGAGAAATGGCTATGCACAATTAGGCTTAGGTGTTCGAACAGGAATTGATTTACCAGGTGAAGTGACAGGTGTAGAAGGTGGACTGGAGATGGGGAAATTGCTTGACCTTGCGATTGGTCAATATGATACGTACACACCTTTACAGCTTGCCCAATATGCTGCCACTCTTGCAAATGGTGGAAGTCGAATTCAACCCCATGTGGTGAAGGAAATAAGAGAGCCATCCACTGACGGAGAACAACTTGGAGGAGTAGTGAAAGAGTTTACACCAAATGTATTAAATACAATTGACAATACAACGGCTGAAATTGAACATATTCGTTCTGCCATGCAATTAGTGTATTATGGAAGTAAAGGTTCCGCACATACAGCGTTTGGAAGCTCTCAATTTAATGGAGCTGGGAAAACAGGAACTGCACAATCCTTCTATAGGGATGTCGAGAAAGGCAGAACTTTTAGTACAGTTAATTTGACGCATATTGGTTTTGCGCCATTTGATAACCCGGAAATAGCATATGCGCTAGTTATTCCTAGTGCTTCGCTTGAATCTAACTACAAGTCTAGTTTTGCTACACCTATCGCAAGGGAGTTAGTAGACGAGTATTTTAAAATTCAACAAAAAAATGAAGCATTAAAAGAAAATGATTCAACTGCGACTCCTACTATTAAACCTGCTTTTACAAACGATAAAATAGATGAAGAAGAGACGCAGACTAAATAA
- the pstC gene encoding phosphate ABC transporter permease subunit PstC gives MAQKRLTGHSSVQELIAKSSNKKHKKMIEKIIPIILLLIASVSVLTTFGIVFTLIVETGIFFSRVRITDFLFGTEWFPFANTEQLFGILPLIAGTLKVTLIAIIVAVPFGIASAVFLSEYASDNTRRIIKPILEVLAGIPTIVYGFFALTFVTPLLQQIIPGLKIFNALSPGIVVGIMILPMIASLSEDAMSSVPKSIREGALAMGSTKLEVALKVVLPAALSGIIASVVLAISRAIGETMIVSLAGGSTPKFDFNVTDSIQTMTAYIVQVSSGDAGYGTTIYYSIYSVGFTLFIFTLLMNFIAHVISKKYREEY, from the coding sequence ATGGCTCAAAAAAGGTTAACTGGTCATTCATCAGTACAAGAACTAATTGCAAAATCGAGCAATAAGAAACACAAGAAAATGATAGAAAAGATTATTCCAATCATTCTTTTGCTTATTGCTTCTGTATCCGTGTTAACGACTTTTGGTATCGTTTTTACACTAATCGTGGAGACAGGGATATTTTTTTCAAGAGTTCGGATTACAGATTTTCTTTTTGGAACAGAATGGTTTCCATTTGCTAATACAGAACAACTATTTGGAATTCTTCCTTTAATAGCAGGAACTTTAAAAGTGACTTTAATTGCTATTATCGTAGCTGTTCCATTCGGTATTGCTTCTGCTGTATTTTTAAGTGAGTATGCAAGTGATAACACTAGAAGAATTATTAAACCAATTTTAGAAGTTTTAGCAGGTATACCAACAATCGTTTATGGATTCTTTGCTTTAACTTTTGTAACACCGTTACTACAACAAATTATTCCTGGATTAAAAATATTCAACGCATTAAGCCCAGGTATTGTTGTAGGCATCATGATTTTACCTATGATTGCATCGTTATCAGAAGACGCCATGTCATCCGTTCCTAAATCTATACGTGAAGGTGCACTTGCAATGGGGTCTACCAAGTTAGAGGTTGCTTTAAAAGTAGTATTACCAGCTGCTTTATCGGGAATTATTGCTTCCGTTGTACTAGCTATATCACGTGCAATTGGGGAAACGATGATTGTTTCATTAGCTGGAGGTTCTACTCCAAAATTTGATTTTAATGTGACGGATTCTATTCAAACAATGACCGCATATATAGTTCAGGTGTCGTCTGGAGATGCGGGATATGGAACGACTATCTATTACTCTATATATTCCGTAGGATTTACTTTGTTCATATTTACACTATTGATGAACTTTATTGCTCACGTTATTTCGAAAAAGTATCGGGAGGAATATTAA
- a CDS encoding endolytic transglycosylase MltG, translated as MKRASIRSLGIGLFLAGAVFQIQHLSISGEIKSSHAINEGAYDKSQAELKIVKQQLAQLQLNLENVKKENSTVVNAKNEEKEDKESPSKKSTSNSILIVQPGMNSREISSELESTGIIQNKQDFEDYLDAQNLTGRIQIGEYELDSSLTMKQIAEKITKK; from the coding sequence ATGAAGAGAGCATCCATCCGTTCATTGGGCATTGGGTTATTTCTTGCTGGTGCCGTATTTCAAATTCAACATCTATCCATATCAGGTGAAATTAAATCCTCGCATGCGATAAATGAAGGAGCATATGATAAGTCCCAAGCAGAATTGAAAATTGTTAAGCAACAGCTTGCTCAGCTCCAACTAAACTTAGAGAACGTAAAAAAAGAAAACAGTACAGTAGTTAACGCAAAAAATGAGGAAAAAGAAGATAAAGAATCCCCTTCTAAAAAAAGCACTTCTAATTCTATTTTAATAGTGCAACCTGGCATGAATTCAAGAGAGATTAGTTCCGAATTAGAAAGCACTGGTATCATTCAAAATAAACAAGATTTTGAAGACTATTTAGATGCCCAGAATTTAACTGGGCGCATTCAAATCGGGGAATATGAATTGGATTCTTCTTTGACGATGAAACAAATTGCTGAAAAAATTACGAAAAAATAA
- a CDS encoding DUF456 domain-containing protein produces the protein MEIIGWILIVASFMVAFIGTFYPIIPSVVFMVFGYIIYGLFFSFAELNWLFWVIQLLFVVLLFSADMAANAFGVKKFGGTKAGMWGSTIGLIVGPFVIPVAGILLGPFLGAVLAELIFTRKGLKQAIKSGIGSLVGFLTSSVVKIIILTVMLVIFIIFV, from the coding sequence ATAGAAATCATTGGTTGGATACTTATCGTCGCAAGTTTTATGGTTGCATTTATCGGAACTTTCTATCCAATAATCCCATCTGTAGTCTTTATGGTATTTGGTTATATTATTTATGGCTTATTTTTCTCTTTCGCAGAATTGAATTGGCTATTTTGGGTAATTCAACTTCTATTTGTTGTGCTACTTTTTAGTGCAGATATGGCAGCGAATGCATTCGGTGTTAAAAAATTTGGTGGCACAAAAGCTGGAATGTGGGGAAGTACAATTGGCTTAATAGTCGGACCATTTGTTATTCCAGTGGCTGGTATTTTACTTGGACCTTTTCTAGGTGCAGTGTTAGCTGAACTAATATTTACAAGAAAAGGGTTAAAACAAGCGATAAAATCGGGAATCGGTTCTTTAGTTGGATTCCTCACTTCTTCTGTAGTTAAAATAATTATCTTGACGGTGATGTTAGTAATCTTTATTATCTTCGTATAA
- the phoU gene encoding phosphate signaling complex protein PhoU, whose product MVGREKFNAELHQVQNLMLELSNMAINTLNESIDYLLASDIEGALTVINNDIHINRMDEEINDRVILLIAKQQPVATDLRRLMVLIKAASDMERIGDYAVNIAKETIRIGKDEHIAPIHLLDEMRVKTIAMLKQILDAFMNEDIEEAKKIAKLDDEIDAMYGHAIKTLLSVGVEQPAQLSQITQLSFVCRYLERSADHATNMAERVLFLLKGKHYELNN is encoded by the coding sequence ATGGTAGGTAGAGAGAAATTCAACGCGGAATTGCATCAAGTGCAGAATTTGATGCTTGAATTAAGTAATATGGCCATTAATACACTAAATGAATCCATAGATTATTTATTAGCAAGCGATATTGAAGGTGCCCTTACAGTTATTAATAATGATATCCATATTAATCGAATGGATGAAGAAATTAATGACCGGGTTATTTTACTTATTGCCAAACAACAACCTGTAGCTACTGATTTACGAAGATTAATGGTACTGATAAAAGCAGCATCGGATATGGAACGAATTGGTGATTATGCTGTAAATATTGCAAAAGAAACAATTAGAATTGGAAAAGACGAGCATATTGCTCCGATTCACTTATTAGATGAAATGCGTGTTAAAACAATTGCAATGTTAAAGCAGATTTTAGACGCTTTTATGAATGAAGATATCGAGGAAGCAAAGAAAATTGCAAAACTAGATGATGAAATAGATGCAATGTATGGTCATGCGATTAAAACACTTCTATCTGTTGGAGTAGAGCAACCAGCACAACTTAGTCAAATTACACAACTCTCATTCGTATGTCGTTATTTGGAAAGATCGGCGGATCATGCGACAAATATGGCAGAGCGAGTATTGTTTTTATTAAAAGGAAAGCATTATGAATTGAATAATTAA
- a CDS encoding PstS family phosphate ABC transporter substrate-binding protein, which produces MKNWKYLIMASMVGSVLTLGACGNDSSTSKTESTATQGASTDGTKEVAIEGKVAGDGSSTVAPIMEAIVEEYAGVQNKVQVTVGVSGTGGGFEKFIAGSTDFSNASRPVKDEEKEKLAAAGIDFTEFKIAYDGISLVVNKDNNWVDSLTMEDLQKMWTEDGTKKKWSDINPKWPNEEIVFYSPGTDSGTYDYFDEVVLKKADLVKAATLSEDDNVLVQGVQGDKNAIGYFGYAYYLANKDSLKVVKVGGVEPSNATIESGEYAPLSRPLFVYAKNSALKDNAAAFDFMKYTLENAGEMAEAVGYVKLPDADYKKGLADLETLK; this is translated from the coding sequence ATGAAGAACTGGAAGTACTTAATAATGGCATCAATGGTAGGATCAGTATTAACACTAGGAGCTTGTGGAAATGATTCAAGCACATCAAAAACTGAAAGTACCGCTACACAAGGAGCTTCCACTGACGGAACGAAAGAAGTAGCAATTGAAGGTAAAGTAGCTGGTGATGGTTCAAGTACAGTAGCACCTATCATGGAAGCAATTGTGGAAGAATATGCAGGAGTACAAAATAAAGTTCAAGTTACAGTTGGAGTGTCTGGTACAGGTGGAGGATTCGAAAAATTCATCGCAGGATCAACAGATTTCTCAAACGCATCACGTCCAGTTAAAGATGAAGAAAAAGAAAAACTTGCAGCTGCAGGTATTGATTTCACTGAATTTAAAATTGCATATGATGGTATTTCATTAGTAGTGAATAAAGATAATAATTGGGTTGACTCTTTAACAATGGAAGATCTACAAAAAATGTGGACGGAAGACGGTACAAAGAAAAAATGGTCTGATATAAATCCAAAATGGCCGAACGAAGAAATCGTATTTTACTCACCAGGAACAGATTCAGGCACATATGATTACTTCGATGAAGTGGTACTTAAAAAAGCAGATTTGGTAAAAGCAGCTACGCTTTCTGAAGACGATAACGTATTAGTACAAGGTGTACAAGGAGATAAAAACGCCATTGGTTACTTTGGATATGCTTATTATTTAGCTAACAAAGATAGTCTGAAAGTAGTAAAAGTTGGTGGGGTTGAGCCTTCAAATGCAACGATCGAATCTGGGGAATATGCACCATTATCTCGTCCACTATTTGTTTATGCAAAAAATAGTGCTTTAAAAGACAATGCAGCAGCATTCGATTTCATGAAGTATACACTTGAAAATGCCGGAGAGATGGCTGAAGCAGTTGGATATGTAAAACTACCAGATGCTGATTACAAAAAAGGGTTAGCTGATTTAGAAACTTTAAAATAA